From Geomonas agri, one genomic window encodes:
- a CDS encoding sigma-54 interaction domain-containing protein produces the protein MGRLDVRVRTDLESRVCYLSREDRLEERVTIRELSLSGALVDGLSTQLSELFAIRPVLPGTGEVELLAKLVRQGKKGAAIRLFYSDQGTMQALWEHIRDKLPHTDDCPYCSHPDDSREGSCDNCNLYLDFSKKNYLERHIENTFAQRLNIRLSRLNLEHIQKIIHFVDSKLLKIQHRSPDKEFVGTSPAMLCVFSMIRKVAPTEMSVLLLGESGTGKELTAKSLHSLSTRREGPFVAVNCAAIPETLLEAELFGYEKGAFTGAYTARKGKFESADGGTLFLDEIGDLPAALQAKLLRFLEDRLVQPVGSTASRKIDVRIVAATNCDLQGAIAQGAFRTDLYYRLNSFTIKLPPLRERGEDKVRLARYFLDKFSHSENRFLDFSEEALDAIRVHPWPGNVRELENKVRRGFLMAAGEVIDPECMELGQDEPILSVPDPVARPLSQKEHVISVLEQNGYVIAKAARQMHISRPSMYALIRKHDIPMNRPGRRDS, from the coding sequence ATGGGCAGGCTTGACGTCAGGGTTAGAACCGATCTGGAGTCCAGGGTGTGCTACCTCTCCAGGGAGGACCGGCTGGAAGAGCGGGTGACCATCCGGGAGCTCAGCCTCAGCGGCGCCCTGGTGGACGGGCTTTCCACCCAGTTGAGCGAGCTCTTCGCCATCAGGCCGGTTCTGCCCGGCACGGGAGAGGTGGAACTCTTGGCCAAGCTGGTGCGGCAGGGGAAGAAGGGCGCGGCGATCCGCCTGTTCTACTCCGACCAGGGCACCATGCAGGCACTTTGGGAGCACATCCGCGACAAACTCCCCCATACCGACGACTGCCCCTACTGCAGTCACCCCGACGACTCCAGGGAAGGCTCCTGCGACAACTGCAATCTCTACCTCGACTTCTCCAAGAAAAACTACCTCGAACGGCACATCGAGAACACCTTCGCCCAACGTCTCAACATCCGCCTGAGCCGGCTCAACCTTGAACACATCCAGAAGATCATTCACTTCGTCGATTCCAAGCTCCTGAAGATCCAGCACCGCTCCCCCGACAAAGAGTTCGTGGGGACCTCGCCTGCCATGCTGTGCGTCTTCTCCATGATCAGGAAGGTCGCTCCCACCGAGATGAGCGTGCTCCTTTTGGGGGAGAGCGGCACGGGCAAGGAGTTGACCGCCAAGTCACTGCACAGCCTGAGCACGCGCCGGGAGGGACCCTTCGTTGCCGTCAACTGCGCCGCCATTCCAGAGACCCTGCTTGAGGCGGAACTGTTCGGCTACGAGAAAGGGGCCTTCACCGGGGCCTACACCGCCAGGAAGGGGAAGTTTGAGTCCGCCGATGGCGGCACCCTGTTCCTGGACGAGATCGGCGACCTGCCGGCTGCCCTGCAGGCGAAGCTGCTGCGCTTTCTGGAGGACCGGTTGGTTCAGCCGGTAGGGTCGACCGCCTCCAGGAAGATCGACGTGAGGATCGTCGCGGCCACCAACTGCGACCTGCAGGGGGCGATAGCGCAGGGGGCGTTCCGCACCGACCTCTATTACCGGCTCAACTCCTTCACTATCAAGCTCCCCCCCCTGCGCGAGCGGGGGGAGGACAAGGTCCGCCTGGCCCGTTATTTCCTGGACAAGTTCTCCCACAGCGAAAACCGTTTCCTTGATTTCTCGGAGGAGGCCTTGGACGCCATCCGCGTCCACCCCTGGCCGGGCAATGTGCGGGAGCTCGAGAACAAGGTGCGCCGGGGCTTTTTGATGGCGGCCGGGGAGGTAATCGACCCGGAGTGTATGGAACTGGGCCAGGATGAGCCAATACTATCCGTGCCTGACCCCGTTGCGCGCCCCTTGTCCCAGAAGGAGCACGTCATCAGCGTACTGGAGCAAAACGGCTACGTCATCGCCAAGGCGGCGCGCCAGATGCACATCAGCCGCCCCAGCATGTACGCCCTGATCCGGAAGCACGACATTCCCATGAACCGCCCCGGCCGGCGCGACTCGTGA